CTGTAGACACTGATCTGTGCAACATATGCTCCATCTAGTGTTTATTCACAAATACTTCATTTTCTCAAGTGTagttttttttgctgttaacGCATCGTTTCAGCATTTCAGTAGTTCATTTGTCCATTTAGGATCATTAATCAAAATATTGACATATTGTTTTAACCACACAATTTTGATTAAGCCTCCATTTACACCTTCTGTAATGATGATATGCTAATTTTTATTAAGATATTAGATTTCATAGAACAAAATGAAGGAGAAGTGTTTTAAAAGAGCAGCAAGCATCCTCCAGGAATAAACATACAAACTCAATGACACTCAGTGTTACCATTTGGTCAATAACCTTCagcacagcacagtgcaggGAGAGAAGCAGCTTTTCTGGGACAGTCCATGCCAGCCCTGTGCTCAAGCCAAGATGCATGGCAGTGAGTGGGGAAAACACGAGCCGTGACTGGGGTTCAATGCCTGCAGTGCCACTGACCTACCCCCTGAGCTCACCAACTTTTGCAAATGCCCACTGGGCACACATTCACACCCTCTGCCTGCTGGGCACAAGCCCCTTGCAAAGGGCCAAAGTCCCACCCTCCCAAATTACTTTGAGGCCCATTTTGGAGGGCTGCTGTGCACTACACAGCATTGGAGGAGGCAAGCAGAGCCACTTACTGCCCCCTTCTCCATAGATACatttcctccctgcagccccagctacCTCCTGCCCTTCTCACAGCTCCCACCTGCCCAACACCACGTTTCCATAAGGCTCCTCAGAGGACACATCCCAGCCCACGTCAGTCATGCTGCCCCTCAAGTGAGGGGGTCTTCCTGCATACTCGGTTGAAAAGCAGTCACTGCAGGAAAAGGGGGGAAGCTGCTCTCTGCAAAGGCTACCTCTCAAGGCACAGGGAGTATAGTGCTGAGCCCCATGGTCACAAACTGAGGGCTCTTTTTGTCCTCTGTCAAGCCAGGCTGTGGGGGAAGGACGAGAAAATAAGCAGGTGGCACAAAGCCCTTCACTGGCTCCTCAGACCACCCTCGTCACCACTaggctcagcagctgctggtttGGCAAAGCTCTGTCAGTGGCCTTCATGATGGGGCCTTTTCCAGGTGTCCAGGCTGGCTACAGCGACCTGGCCAGGGCAATTACTATCTGCATTTGAAAAGCACGGGGCCTGCCTATCCGGCTGTGTTGTGAGGCAAATTGCAAAATACTCTGCTTCAGAGTACTCCAGAGTACTCCAGAGTACTCCAAAAACTTGCATTGACCTCAAATTTGCACTCGTTTAGCGAGTTCCAGGTTCCCAATTTGATGCTTAGTTGCTAGTAACACCCTTACTGCAGAAAGGGAAGGCAATCACAGATGGGACAAGAAGTCCTAAGCTTATATTTtcataaggaagaaaaagaaagaaaaaacaaccccattTTGTTGTGTTAGCACGGCTGGTGAGGTGTTGGGCCAAGCTGCCTGGGCAGGGAGATGCAGTAGAAAGGGAGAGTCCTTGGACTCTGCAGCCACAGGGCACAATCCTAAGCAGAGATTTAAGCTGCAAAAACTGAGCTGTCATCACTACAGAAAGCATTGCACAAGGAGTGTTGATAATTTATCTTCCTTGGGCAGAAAGCATTGAAGATATCCCCACATGcacctgcctgctgccccccaTTGCTGGATCTTGCAGCAAAGCTCCTCAAACTTTGTGTTGAAGTTACTGACACAAGTGAAAAAGCAGCATATTGCAGCTTGGGGCTGGGACAGAACAGGTTCCTATATGGAGAAACCACTGAGGGCACCACAGGAGCTGTAGCAGGGTGTCCTCCAGGCAACACCTCTACCAGAGACAGCTTGTAGAGGTTCAGGCCTTCTTTACTGCAGTAAGCAAGCACAGGTCAGCCCTAACAGGAAATGTACAACACATTAAAAACCATTTTCTGCCAActgtgagttttgttttttgcaggTGATGGCAACGTTGCtcttccctgtgcagctgctggcagTGACTGTCACCATTTATCTAGAGCTGGTGAAGTCTGCTCAAGGTGGTGTCTACTATGGGATCAAGCAGCTGCCACCCCAGGTGCCCCAGTACCAACCCCTCGGACAACAAGTACCTCACATGCCACTGGGCAAAGAAGGCATCCCTATGCAGCACATGGGCAAGGAGGTGCCCCACATGCAGTACGGGAAAGAGTACCCCCATCTTCCTCAGTACATGAAGGAGGTGCCTCAGATGCCTCTGCTTGGAAAGGACAGGGCTCccaagaaagagaaaggtaGGCTTGGCATATCCCTCACCACCCCTGCACGGTCCTCTACCTGGTGCCCCACAGCACCATTTGTTCTAAGGGGACTGAAGAAGGGGAATCCAGGGTGGCATCTGGCCATGGGTGGGCAAAACAGGCTCACATGAGCTCTGAGGCAGCTTTGGGTCACCAGAGAGAGGCCATAGTCATCCtctgggctgcagcccagcctctgagcagctctgcctgcaacAAGACTCCAGTAGCTGGGGCTCGCCCCAGGTTTGTTTAGATGCTTGTTTGAGGCTAAGAGAAACCCCATTATCTCATCCGCCTGCAGAAAACCCTCTGATGGGATTTCAAATGACAGGCTGAGGTCCTGCCCAGAGGTGCTACTGCTCTCACTGCAGCAACCAGACATGAAATAAGAGCCAAGAACCTCAAGATTTGAATTTATGGCAATATTACAGTTTTGTCTGAATTTGTTCAAACACCATTTAGAGGTTTGCGGATTAAAACATACAATTGCTCTTCTGACTATGCAGTCCTCTTTCTGTAGGCTACTTACAAATGTCAGCAGAGATATTGAAGGTACAGGGCATTACTGCACAAGTCTGCATGTAAAAGCACCTTCTGTATTTGTTAGAGGAAGTTTGGTCAATATTAGGATATTtaagaaagcaacaaaaaacaTCCAAAGTACAAAGGGCAACAAGGAACACTCAGTCTCATAAAATCGTCATGGGGACAGCAAGAGTTTGTGTGACATAAGCTGTTTAACTCCTTGTCTTATTGAGGGTTCAGTGTAACCACAGCCTCTGCTGGCCTCAGAGAGAAACGGAAGATTTCGGGGCCTATTTTTCGAGTGTCTGAACAAGCATGACCAGTTAGTTAAACCAACCTATCTTAAGAGCAAAAGAGATCATCTACGTGCACAAAACACAACACGTGCAGAGGGAGGGTTTCTGCCTCCCAAAGAACAGTTATTTCTCTTGCCCTGAAACCACatctctccccttccccctaAACTCTCACTTCTGCATCCATTTTAGGGCTGAAGAGAAGCAGACTTTCCACTTGACACTAAAAGCCTGTAGCTTGAAAAGCAACCAACCCCGCACTACCACTCCCACATAGCAACTCCCTCACCCTGACCTGCAATGCCAAGGGGTCACATACACAAAATTGTGGGTTTGGGCTGTAAAAACATTTTGTGAAGTCTTTGGAAGAGCTCTAACTAGATGTGGCTATGCCAAAAACCTGTGGGAACTTAGCAACGCTGGGTAAGGCTGTAGGTTTCCAGTAGTATCTTAACAGGAACCAAAGTTTTGGTGAAAAGGCAGTCAGACCTACCCAGAAATTTCTTACTGATACAATCTTTTTAAGTTGATCTTGCTAGTGTAAGCCCCTccagtaaaaacatttttatgccAGAACTCCTTCTACAGCAAGGAAGCACCGAGCAGCTTCTGTATTCTGTGAAAACTCTTAAAAGTAGACTACAGCAATATGGGACAAAATGCAGACTTTGCTGCTTAAGACTGTGTAAGTGGAAAACACTAGTAAAGTGCAAATGACTTTTGAATAgcaaaaaataagcaaatatgAGGCAAAGTGATTATTTTATGGAAACGGAAATGTGCACAGAAGCTTGGGGTACACGAAACAGTAGCAACATCCACTTTGTTCCAAACACCAGCCTGTAACTTGCTGGCCAGCTCTGCCTCTCAGTCTACCACAAAGTCAAGAGAAATCATGACAAGCACATTCAATTCAAACCCacctttctgtttctaaaaGGATGTGACCAAAATAACTTTTtgtctctccccctccctatttttttccttttcttcctgatCCAGAAATGCCCATGCGCAGTCTTAGGGGCGAGCAAGGTCCCCCTGGTGAGCCTGGACCAAGAGGGCCACCAGGGCCACCAGGATTGCCAGGTCATGGTGTGCCGGGAGCCAAAGGAAAACCGGGCCCGCAAGGATATCCAGGCATTGGGAAGCCGGGTTTGCCAGGGATGCCGGGCAAACCAGGGGTCATGGGGCCTCCAGGGCCGAGAGGGGAGATGGGACCAAAGGGGGAGGTCGGGCCTATGGGGATCCCTGGGCCACAAGGACCGCCGGGGCCGCACGGGCTTCCCGGCATAGGAAAAGCAGGTGCTCCGGGGCTCCAAGGACAGCCAGGAGCCAAGGGCGAGCCAGGGATAAAGGGGCCTCCAGGAGCTCCCGGGATCCCAGGGCCAAAAGGGGAGAAGGGCGTTGGGATCCCGGGTTTGCCTGGGCTTAAGGGTCCACCTGGGCTACCCGGCCCCCCTGGCCCTGTGGGGCTGCCAGGGGTTGGCAAGCCAGGCATGGTTGGCTTCCCTGGCCCACAGGGACCTGTGGGTAAGCCCGGACCTccaggagagctggggctgcaggggcccCCGGGTGCCCCAGGGATCCAAGGTCCTCCCGGCCTGCCTGGCGTTGGCAAACCTGGCCAGGACGGCATTCCCGGTCAGCCAGGCTTCCCGGGCGGCAAGGGGGAGCAGGGCCTGCCAGGCCTGCCGGGGCCCCCTGGCATCCCCGGGGTGGGGAAACCAGGCTTCCCTGGGCCGAAGGGTGAGCGTGGTGTGGGTGGTCTGCCTGGGCCTCTGGGGCCCAAGGGGGAGAAAGGGCACGCAGGGCCACCGGGCATGGGCGGGCCACCGGGAGAGCCAGGCCAGCCGGGGCTGCCAGGCCTCATGGGCCCCCCGGGGGCAGCTGGCTTCCCAGGACCCAAAGGAGAGGGTGGCGCTGTGGGGCCACCAGGACCGGTCGGCCCCAAGGGTGAACCAGGCCTGCAAGGCTTTCCGGGGAAACCGGGCTTTCCCGGGGAGGTGGGGGCCCCCGGGCTGCGGGGGCTGCCAGGCCCCACAGGGCCCAAGGGGGAAGCTGGGCACAAAGGCTtgccagggctgccaggagTCCCAGGGCTGGTGGGGCCAAAGGGCGAGCCGGGGCTTCCCGGCGCCCAGGGGCTTCAGGGCCCCTCGGGCATCCCAGGCATTGCGGGACCCAGCGGTCCCATCGGCCCCCCAGGGTTGCCGGGGGCAAAGGGGGAGCCAGGCTTGCCTGGACCCCCTGGCTTTCCCGGGGTGGGCAAACCCGGTGTGGCTGGGCTGCAGGGCCCCCCGGGGAAGCCTGGGGCTCTTGgtccccctgggcagccaggcCTTCAGGGCCCACCCGGCCCTCCCGGGCCCCCTGGGCCTCCGGTCATCATCCCCCCTACTCCCCCAGCCGTGGGACAGTATCTGCCTGAGGTGGGGCCAGGGATAGAAGGCGTCAAGCCCCCCTATGGCTACATGGGCAAGAAAGGCAAGGCTGGCGGCGTCATCTATGAGATGCCTGCATTCACAGCAGAGCTCCTCACCCCCTTCCCCCGCGTCGGGGTGCCCGTCAAGTTCGACAAGCTCCTCTACAACGGCCGGCAGAACTACAATCCCCAGACAGGGATCTTCACCTGTGAGATCCCCGGTGTCTACTACTTTGCCTACCACGTCCACTGTAAAGGGGCCAGCGTCTGGGTGGCCTTGTTCAAGAACAATGAGCCGCTGATGTACACCTACGACGAGTACAAGAAAGGCTTCCTGGACCAGGCTTCAGGCAGCGCCGTCGTCCCGCTGATGCACGGAGACAAGGTTTACGTTCAAATGCCATCCGAGCAGGCAGCAGGACTCTATGCCGGGCAGTACGTTCATTCATCTTTTTCAGGATATTTATTGTATCCCATGTAACACAAaaaacagacacacacacacacacaacacacacacacacaagatcAAAACCTTTCTTCTCCGCTTCAAACTTTCATACCATAAAAGACACATTTTAAGACCGTTTCGGACCATCTGgtacaacaaaaaaccccacaaggtTTAACATTATCCACAACTagttacaaaaacaaaaagaaaggtgtGGAGAACATATCTAAAGATGTGTATCAGGTTcataaacaggatttttttgcaCCCGACGGGGACATATTAGCTGTACGTTATATATTTCTGTGACGCCATGCTTACTTCATTTCCTTCACAATAACTCAGAGCTAAGGTTCAAATCAGCGTACATCACTCACTCCTGTTTGCATTGATCAGTTACGAGATGAAAACCAGCAACTTAAACCAGAGTACATCTGCCTGAAACTATATGGAAAAATTTGAGtggctttttatttgtttgggtggggtttggggggtgacAGCAGGTCTGCCTGACAAGCGAAGGTTCGCTTAGCTGGAGACCTTTATTTCCGTTCCCCTGTAAATAAATATTCCTACAGAGGTGAGGTTTTTCCTGAACAATTTACTTATGATGGAAAAGGACTGTTGATGGTATCACTCCCTATGAGTCTTCTCCAGCTGTTGTTGGACCCAGAATGGTGCCACTGACTCCACTAGGCGCTGGGTTGATCTCCAAACACCACAGTACTCAGAAAGTCTCCACCTGCGTTTGCACGGTTGAAGGAGATGAGGCAGATCAGagacaaaagagaaaaccaAGAGAGTTCCCCTTTTCTTTGTGCCTCAGGGTTGAGACCATCTTGTCCACCGTGTGGCTATAGAGCAGGGTGGTGTGAAGTTGCTGGTGTTTCGGTGCTCGTCCTAAGAACCCGCGTCTGTTTGGCTTGTCAGAAGAGACGCCTGTTCTGCCACTCTGAGCAAAGATTAAATCAGTTCACTCTTCGGTGACAAGGCAAAGCAGAAGTAGTGCTGTTTGTTAATTAACTAATTTTATTGAAATCAACCGATAACCTTACCGGCAATACTGATCACGCAAATCTATCCGTGAACTTCCATTTTATATAAAAGCTGATTTCCAGTCTTTATTTATATGCTACCACCTGTCAAGGTGGACCTGCAGGCATCAATCTTTTCTGTACATGAGGAAAGCAACTTCTCTGCAAGAGCTGTCTGTTCATCAATGGTGCTAATCTCACCCCTAAAGTACTCGTTTCCCGAGGGCAGCGTACTTTGCTGCAGTTCCCTGTACAGTGCTGCACATCACACACTGTTTAACGCTAGTCGAAAGAGTTAAATACTCAACACTTCTTCGATGTCTTTAGCTAACGCTACCGCTtttgattcagaaaaaaaatgaactagaTTTTTCAGGCAGAACTAAGATTGGATTTAACTGGCATTACCATTATTTAAATGCAGAGTTTAATGCAGTCTAACATGACTAAGGACTCCAGTGATATAATGTGGTGCTTTATCTCAGAAATTTTATGGAACGGTGGCAGAAACAGATGGACAGTTTACCAGGCATTGGTGACTTTGGTATGTTCCCAGAATATATGAGATATgacaaaagcaaataattttgtatttaaaatttttgtactgatttggaaaaaaaatatcttattaaatatctttaaaaaaaaaccagaccaGACCCTGAACAACTCTGGCTTCATTCAGCAGAACTGTTAGAAGGAACATTCAATGCACTGAATTCGTGTATCAGAACACAAGGACTCTGTGAAACCACCCACAGtccaatatgaaaaaaaatgagatccCCTTTTCTTTAGTTCCCCTCAAATGGCAAAGTGTGCCCTGAGCCACTGCGGGGAAGGCACCGTCCTGGCATGGCTGCCATGGGGAGAGcggagccagggctggggagggtgcAGAGAGTGAGGGCAGTCAGTCCATAGAGACGGCGCCCACTCTGAAGGAGCCGATGCGGGAACACAGCTTCAGAGGCCCATGGACGCCATGCAGGGAGACAAGAAACTGTAGAGAGTGCAGAGGTGTACTCTTCAAGGTTTGTGCTGGCCTGAAAAGACAGAGCtggctgccctggctgggcgATGTGGACCACCACACCCATGGCTCTCCATGGGATTTAAAACCAGCTTTTCCCATTCC
Above is a window of Colius striatus isolate bColStr4 chromosome 1, bColStr4.1.hap1, whole genome shotgun sequence DNA encoding:
- the COL8A1 gene encoding collagen alpha-1(VIII) chain, producing MATLLFPVQLLAVTVTIYLELVKSAQGGVYYGIKQLPPQVPQYQPLGQQVPHMPLGKEGIPMQHMGKEVPHMQYGKEYPHLPQYMKEVPQMPLLGKDRAPKKEKEMPMRSLRGEQGPPGEPGPRGPPGPPGLPGHGVPGAKGKPGPQGYPGIGKPGLPGMPGKPGVMGPPGPRGEMGPKGEVGPMGIPGPQGPPGPHGLPGIGKAGAPGLQGQPGAKGEPGIKGPPGAPGIPGPKGEKGVGIPGLPGLKGPPGLPGPPGPVGLPGVGKPGMVGFPGPQGPVGKPGPPGELGLQGPPGAPGIQGPPGLPGVGKPGQDGIPGQPGFPGGKGEQGLPGLPGPPGIPGVGKPGFPGPKGERGVGGLPGPLGPKGEKGHAGPPGMGGPPGEPGQPGLPGLMGPPGAAGFPGPKGEGGAVGPPGPVGPKGEPGLQGFPGKPGFPGEVGAPGLRGLPGPTGPKGEAGHKGLPGLPGVPGLVGPKGEPGLPGAQGLQGPSGIPGIAGPSGPIGPPGLPGAKGEPGLPGPPGFPGVGKPGVAGLQGPPGKPGALGPPGQPGLQGPPGPPGPPGPPVIIPPTPPAVGQYLPEVGPGIEGVKPPYGYMGKKGKAGGVIYEMPAFTAELLTPFPRVGVPVKFDKLLYNGRQNYNPQTGIFTCEIPGVYYFAYHVHCKGASVWVALFKNNEPLMYTYDEYKKGFLDQASGSAVVPLMHGDKVYVQMPSEQAAGLYAGQYVHSSFSGYLLYPM